TGTTTGAATAACCCACTGAAATATATAGATTCAGATGGAAGACAAGTAATACCTGTGCCCGTACCTGCACCGTTGCCGGTATATTATCCGGTAACCTCGACAAATTACAGATATCCGACTACTTACGAAGTTAAGCAGGCTGTTAACAATGGATTGAATTCCGTTGTTGATTTTGTGAAAAGCAGTTTTACTTTGGGAGTTTTAACCACTGTCTCTACTGTAATTTCTGCGGATCATGCAATAAGCCCCGAATATAAACATCAACGAAATAGAGAAAGGAGGGAAAAAAGGGAATTGGATCAGAATCAGGCTAATGTGGCGAAAAGTATTGATACTAATGTGTCAGGCATGATGCCCAACGGAGATCCGGCACCGAAAAGAGATCCTAATGATGGTGGAAAGAAAACAAAAATAGGATTAGGGATTGTTGGTACAGGATTAGGGGTTGATGTAGCTTTGGAAGTAAGTAATGTAATCATTCTATTTTCCGCCACGACAATTTTATCGGCTGTTTTTCAGCCGATAAAATAAAAATGCCCGCAAGAAAATATTTTTGTTTTAACATTCCGGTTTATAAAAACATGGTAGAAGAGTCTTCTTGTCGCAGTCCTTACCATGAAGAATACATTCGAACAGGTGCTTCAGGTAATCCTGAGGGTCTATGCCATTAAGCTTACAGCTTTCTATCAGAGAGAAGATGAATGCCGAGTTTTCTGCCGCATCCTCACTGCCTATGTTCATACAGTTCTTGAGCAACAGCTTTACCGGTTTCATCCTTTGTTCACAGAGGTTGTTCGATATTTCCGCTGCACCGTCCTTGAGGATATTTCTCAGGGACTTCCACTGGTTTAACGTATAATTGACAGCCTTTCTCATCAGTTCGTTAGCCATAATCTTCGCATCCTGCATCATCATGACCACCTTATGATGGATACTTTCAAGGATCGGTCCTGTAAGCTTCCGTCTTTTCCCCTTTATCTGCTCACCGCTGAGCTTCATGGTGCGGAACAGCTCTTCATTCATGAACATATCGCCGATGGAGTCTATTATCTCCATCGCTGTCCTGTCCGAAGGCAAGGCGTCAACCCACAACCTTCTGCAGTGCGTCCAGCATCCTATATGAAGCACCTTTGAGTCTTCTCCATCAAACATTCTGTAAACCGTATATCCGTCAGTGGACAGGGTCCCCATAAAATGTTCCAGGAACGACTTCGCCACATCGGATGACCTGCTGCCGTTGTTATAGTGATAATAGACCATCTTCATATGCTTTGCAAAGAATGCCCATAAGTACTTTCTCCTGTAAGCCTTGCCTTCCTTTGTTTCGATGCCTACAAGTTCGGTCGTCTCATCAACCATAAGATATTCAGCCTGCTGTACAAACCCCTTGAATACCTCTCCGATAAAATCCTTGAGTTTGGCGATTCCGTTATGGATATAGCTGTTCAGTGTGGTGTTGCTTATGTGGATGCCCTCTCTGGCAAGCAGTCTTATCTGTCTGTTCTCAGGCATACTGAAGTCATATTTCAGACAGAGCAGACGGGCAAGCAGTTCAGGGGAGAAAATACCTCCAAGTTTTTTCAGCGGATGTTCCATTGTGCTTACAAAAGTTCCGTCTGCAAGCTTTACCCTTGCCACTTTATACACATGCTCCACGTTATGAGCCCTTACATGTTCTATAACCCTGTATTCCCACACATCAGGCATACCGTTGCGGTTCATGAACCGTCCTCCTTCGGGAAGCGTGTAATACTCGTCCACTTCATGTACTACCACTTTGTCAACTTTCAATTTGGTTTTCACGGCACGTGGTGCAGTTTCCTTTCTTCTTGAAGGTTGGCTGTTCTGTGCAGGTGTGCTACCAGAAATGGTACTGCTGCCGGTTTCGTTACCGTCAGCCTTATCGTTGTCATCATCCTTTCTGTCAGAACCGTCATATTCGGACTTATGCAGTGCAGACTTGTCAAGGTTACGGTTGTTCAGCAGCCTTCTTTGCTCGGAAGTACGACCGAAACGGTGTTTCCTGCTGTCCTCAAGCTGAAGCCTGAGATTGGAAATCTCGTTTGCCAGCATCCTGTTCACCTCGTCTTTTGCTTCAAGCTGCTTTCTCATAAGCTCCATTTCTTTCCTATAATTTTCAACCGTAGTTGATTGCTTTTCGAGGGAATCTTTGAGGTCATTGATTGTATCAACCAGAGCCTTGGAGTTCTTTTTATTGGAATCTTCAATGGCCTTAAGCCTCGCAATCAGTTCGTTTACCTGTTTGCGAAGCCCTGCCTTTTCCTCATTCGCCAGACCCAACTGGCAGCAAAGTAACTCGTATGCCCTTTCATCAATCATGATATAAAGATACGAAAAATCAGGCAGTTACGCAAACTTTTTACTGTTTATTTTTATTATTCCATTGGATATCAATACCTTGTTATTCATCTTTAGGGCTTACATACATCCTGTCGACTACGATGCTTTCCGTCAGGTATGCCATATCAGACCACTGGATCCGGTAGCATCTGGAAACTTCATCAAATACAGGTTTCTTGAATTTCCCCATAACAGGACGTTTCTCGTAAAGCACATAAAAACCGCGTTCATAATGAAGTATCTTCACAACCTTACGGTTCCTGGACATGAACATATAGACGTTGGAGGCATCGCTCAGGTCAAGTGACATCTCTTCCCTTATACTCTCACATAATCGGAAAATACCTTTCCGCAAATCCACATTACCGTTGAACAGATAATAGTTCAGGTTAGTACTCAGTCCAAGCATATCATCCTATCATTTTATTAAGCAACAAACTCAAATCAAGAACAGTGGTGTTTTTCAGGAACAGCGTTGCGCCTGATGCCAATTGTAATTTTACCCATCTTATCGGAGCTTCACCTTCGGGCTGTCTCACTTCCATTTTCACGGTTGGACTGTTGCAGGGATTGCCGGTTATCTGCACCTTGGCTACCTTGGGCTGTTCCACCCGGACTGTCTTGCCTAACTTCTCACTCCATAACTGGTGGCGCTGCCAGTTCATGAACTTGTCGTAATTCACTCCATAATCCGCACAGAACTCGCGAAGGTCTTTGGTTTCGCAGCACAGCTGATAGAGGTCGTACACCTCCTGGTAGTTTACTTTTTCTTTTGCCATAATCTTTGTTAGTAATTGGTTATGGCGCAAAGATATGCTGGGTTGCGATGCGTGTCAAGGCGGAAAATAGAATGGTTACGTAAGTAATCCTGAACCGGAAAAAGGAAATGTAATAGAATCCCATACTAAGTCTGAAATACAACGCATTGAGTCTAATGAGCCGACATTTTGGGAAAAATTGGTGAATTTTATAGTCAAATAATTAGTAATATATGAAGCAGTTTCTTGTATTATTCTTCAATAAAACTTTTCTTATATATCTTGCTTTGCACATAGCAAGTCATATTATATATCCATATTTATATGATTTTCCTTACTTATTGGCCATTAAAATAGTAATGTTGATCATTGCGATTGCTGAGTTGGTAGGTATGATATTATATATTAAAGCCTCTCGTAAACTTCAAAAGAGGTTGTCTATAACAGTTAATAGTAAGGTTAGAGATTCTTATCAGACTATAGAGATTTTGTCCACATGCTTCTTTTTTGTTTACTGTTTTATACCGGAGAAATATATTATGCCTAATTATATAATGATACTTTTATTGGGGGGCTATGTAGGTTTTAGACTAGCGATAAGAGTAAATCAGTATATGGGTAAGGAGAAAAACAAAAATGGATAAGAAAACAGCTTGTTTGTTAAATTAATATTAATTTGTGCTCTGGTATGACTCCTCATTACGAGGCGAAATATGCCAGAGTACACTCTATAAGATAATTTGTAACATCTAAAATCATTGTAAGATGAGAACTTATTTCTGTCACTTTGCCAATAAAATAAAGTTACCGCTATACTGTATAGTGATATTCATTGCTATTCTCCGAGAATATATAGTAATTACATCTAATAATTATTACATATCATTAAGAGTCTTAATCTTATTGGGGGTGTTTATCGTAGCAATTTGTAATATAATAGAGCCATACTCTTTTAAATGTGTAGTGAGCAACAAGGATAAGAAGCTTAAAGAATATATTTATCTTAATTCTTATCGAATTATAGAGACTATTTTTAATTGGTACTTCTTTTTGTTTGCTTTATTGCAATTGAATAAAGTCTCAATATTTTTTAGCTATTTCATGCTACTGATATTAGGACTTTATTATGGAAATAAAATTGTTTATCAAAAATTGCATGATAATGCTTGAAACTAATTGTAGGAGATAAATGCGCTGTAGGAAGTGCAGCAGCAGTTATACAATCAATAGATGAAGGAACACAACTTTCTGTAAAAATGCCATAAACTTCTTCAAACAAAGAAGAAATAAAAGAACCACAAAAAAACAATAATTGGTTACAAACTATAATAGATTTATTCAAATGAAATATGTAAATATTAGATTTCACTAGTGGGCACTTTAAATTGAACATTGTTCTTGTTTGACCATTTCCTCTGCTGAATCGAATGTTGTCTCTTCCATTTTTCCGCTTTGTCGAAATGTTAATAGTCTATCATAGTCTCATCAATTCAGGTATAGAAACGCGGGTTTCTTCGTTAATCTGACTTTTTAATCTTTCTTCAACAAGATATCTTGTTCCGATATAAGCTGTCAAAACTACTCTTAGTATTGTATCAGAGACAACTCTTCTATTAAAAGTCCTTAACGAAACCCCAATCCATCACTTTTTATTTGTTTCTTTGCACCAAATTCGGGTATAGTGTTGTCTTGTCATTCGAGGCAGCACTTAATTTTGCTTAGATAGTTAATGGAGAAACTCAGTATAAATGCTTGTCCAGTGTGTGGCGGTGCGCACTTGAAACGCGTCATGACTTGCACGGATTTTTATGCTTCGGGCGAACAGTTTGAACTGTATTCGTGTGAGGACTGTGGATTTACATTCACACAAGGAGTCCCCGTGGAAGCAGAGATAGGCAAGTATTATGAGACTCCCGACTATATCTCTCACACCAATACGCGTAAAGGCGCGATGAATAATATCTACCATTATGTACGTTCCTATATGCTGGGCCGCAAAGCACGCCTGGTAGCTAAGGAAGCGCATCGTAAAACAGGGCGTTTGCTTGATATAGGTACGGGAACCGGTTACTTTTCCGACACGATGGTTCGCCGGGGATGGAAAGTGGAGGCGGTGGAGAAAAGTCCGCAGGCACGTGAGTTTGCGAAGCTGCATTTCGATCTGGACGTAAAGCCCGAATCGGCTCTGAAAGAGTTTGCTCCCGACAGCTTTGATGTTATCACCCTTTGGCATGTGATGGAACATTTGGAACATCTTGATGAGGTGTGGCAGCGACTTCATGAGTTGCTGACAGAAAAAGGAGTATTGATTGTAGCTGTACCCAACTGTTCTTCTTATGATGCTCAACGCTACGGCGAGTATTGGGCGGCTTACGACGTTCCCCGTCATCTCTGGCATTTTACTCCGGGCACTATACAACAATTGGCTTCCCGTCATGGCTTTATTATGGCGGCGCGTCATCCGATGCCGTTCGATGCGTTCTACGTATCCATGTTGAGCGAGAAACATCGTGGCAGTTCGTGCAGTTTCCTGAAAGGGATGTTTGCCGGGACGTTGGCCTGGTTCAATGCTTTGGGAAGGAAAGAACGCAGCAGTTCCATGATTTATGTATTCCGAAAAAAGAGATAACGCATGGGAAATCAAAGCAAATATAAGTCAGGTTCGATTTTCGATATGCAGTTCATCACGTTGAGTATCAGTACGACACTGGTGTTGTTGTTGCTGGGACTGGTTGTCTTCTTCGTATTAACAGCGCACAATCTTTCTGTATACGTCCGCGAGAATATCAGTTTCTCCGTTCTTATCAGTGACGATATGAAAGAAGCGGATATACTGAAACTTCAGAAGAAACTGAATCAGGAACCTTTCGTGAAACAATCCGAATACATCTCTAAAAAACAAGCATTGAAAGAGCAGACGGAGGCAATGGGAACCGACCCGGAAGAATTCCTGGGCTATAACCCCTTTACCGCTTCTATCGAAATCAAGCTCCATTCCGACTATGCCAACTCCGACAGCATCGCGAGGATAGAGAAAATGATTAAAAAGAACACCAATATTCAAGACGTGCTCTATCGAAAGGAACTGATTGACGCTGTGAATGATAATATACGAAATATCAGCCTGGTGCTACTCGCTCTGGCAGTGGTGCTCACTTTTATTTCTTTTGCCCTGATAAACAATACGATAAGGCTGGCCATCTACTCGAAACGCTTCCTCATTCATACAATGAAACTGGTAGGGGCGAGTTGGGGATTCATCCGAGGACCATTCCTCCGAAAGAATGTATGGAGCGGAATACTGGCAGCCATTGTTGCCGATTCCATATTGATGGGAACCGCTTATTGGGCGGTGACGTACGAGCAGGAATTGCTTCAGGTCATCACGCCTGAAGTCATGTTGATTGTCTGTGCAAGCGTATTGGTATTTGGAATTGTAATAACGTGGCTATGTGCCTATTTCTCTATGAATAAATACTTGAGAATGAAAGCAAACAGCCTGTACTATATTTAAAATTAATAAACTTATGTCTGACAAGCAAAAATTTGCCTTTGATAAAGTGAACTTTATCTTGCTCGCGATAGGGATGGCGATTGTTATTATCGGCTTTCTATTGATGA
The Bacteroides caecimuris DNA segment above includes these coding regions:
- the tnpC gene encoding IS66 family transposase → MIDERAYELLCCQLGLANEEKAGLRKQVNELIARLKAIEDSNKKNSKALVDTINDLKDSLEKQSTTVENYRKEMELMRKQLEAKDEVNRMLANEISNLRLQLEDSRKHRFGRTSEQRRLLNNRNLDKSALHKSEYDGSDRKDDDNDKADGNETGSSTISGSTPAQNSQPSRRKETAPRAVKTKLKVDKVVVHEVDEYYTLPEGGRFMNRNGMPDVWEYRVIEHVRAHNVEHVYKVARVKLADGTFVSTMEHPLKKLGGIFSPELLARLLCLKYDFSMPENRQIRLLAREGIHISNTTLNSYIHNGIAKLKDFIGEVFKGFVQQAEYLMVDETTELVGIETKEGKAYRRKYLWAFFAKHMKMVYYHYNNGSRSSDVAKSFLEHFMGTLSTDGYTVYRMFDGEDSKVLHIGCWTHCRRLWVDALPSDRTAMEIIDSIGDMFMNEELFRTMKLSGEQIKGKRRKLTGPILESIHHKVVMMMQDAKIMANELMRKAVNYTLNQWKSLRNILKDGAAEISNNLCEQRMKPVKLLLKNCMNIGSEDAAENSAFIFSLIESCKLNGIDPQDYLKHLFECILHGKDCDKKTLLPCFYKPEC
- the tnpB gene encoding IS66 family insertion sequence element accessory protein TnpB (TnpB, as the term is used for proteins encoded by IS66 family insertion elements, is considered an accessory protein, since TnpC, encoded by a neighboring gene, is a DDE family transposase.); the protein is MLGLSTNLNYYLFNGNVDLRKGIFRLCESIREEMSLDLSDASNVYMFMSRNRKVVKILHYERGFYVLYEKRPVMGKFKKPVFDEVSRCYRIQWSDMAYLTESIVVDRMYVSPKDE
- a CDS encoding methyltransferase domain-containing protein, with the translated sequence MEKLSINACPVCGGAHLKRVMTCTDFYASGEQFELYSCEDCGFTFTQGVPVEAEIGKYYETPDYISHTNTRKGAMNNIYHYVRSYMLGRKARLVAKEAHRKTGRLLDIGTGTGYFSDTMVRRGWKVEAVEKSPQAREFAKLHFDLDVKPESALKEFAPDSFDVITLWHVMEHLEHLDEVWQRLHELLTEKGVLIVAVPNCSSYDAQRYGEYWAAYDVPRHLWHFTPGTIQQLASRHGFIMAARHPMPFDAFYVSMLSEKHRGSSCSFLKGMFAGTLAWFNALGRKERSSSMIYVFRKKR
- a CDS encoding cell division protein FtsX, which gives rise to MGNQSKYKSGSIFDMQFITLSISTTLVLLLLGLVVFFVLTAHNLSVYVRENISFSVLISDDMKEADILKLQKKLNQEPFVKQSEYISKKQALKEQTEAMGTDPEEFLGYNPFTASIEIKLHSDYANSDSIARIEKMIKKNTNIQDVLYRKELIDAVNDNIRNISLVLLALAVVLTFISFALINNTIRLAIYSKRFLIHTMKLVGASWGFIRGPFLRKNVWSGILAAIVADSILMGTAYWAVTYEQELLQVITPEVMLIVCASVLVFGIVITWLCAYFSMNKYLRMKANSLYYI